In Bacillus cereus ATCC 14579, a single window of DNA contains:
- the pdxT gene encoding pyridoxal 5'-phosphate synthase glutaminase subunit PdxT, with amino-acid sequence MVKIGVLGLQGAVREHVKSVEASGAEAVVVKRIEQLEEIDGLILPGGESTTMRRLIDKYAFMEPLRTFAKSGKPMFGTCAGMILLAKTLIGYEEAHIGAMDITVERNAFGRQKDSFEAALSIEGVGEDFVGVFIRAPYVVEVADNVEVLSKHGDRMVAVRQNQFLAASFHPELTDDHRVTAYFVEMVKEAKMKKVV; translated from the coding sequence ATGGTGAAAATCGGTGTACTAGGTCTTCAAGGTGCAGTTCGTGAGCATGTAAAATCAGTTGAAGCAAGTGGTGCAGAAGCTGTTGTTGTAAAGCGTATAGAGCAACTTGAAGAGATTGATGGTCTTATTTTACCGGGCGGTGAAAGTACAACAATGCGCCGTCTTATTGATAAGTATGCTTTCATGGAACCACTTCGTACATTTGCAAAGTCTGGTAAACCAATGTTTGGTACATGTGCAGGGATGATTCTTCTTGCGAAAACACTTATTGGCTATGAAGAAGCACATATTGGGGCTATGGATATTACAGTTGAGCGCAATGCGTTCGGACGCCAAAAGGATAGTTTTGAGGCTGCGCTTTCAATTGAAGGCGTGGGTGAAGACTTCGTTGGTGTATTTATCCGTGCGCCGTATGTTGTAGAAGTAGCTGATAATGTTGAAGTGCTTTCTAAACATGGTGACCGAATGGTAGCGGTAAGACAAAATCAGTTTTTAGCTGCTTCATTCCATCCGGAATTAACAGATGATCATCGTGTAACAGCATACTTTGTTGAAATGGTAAAAGAAGCGAAAATGAAAAAAGTTGTATAA